From the Butyrivibrio fibrisolvens genome, one window contains:
- a CDS encoding HlyC/CorC family transporter, with translation MQLTKGSVIQLIILLILLVLSSFFSGAESAFSTVNKIAIKSLTDDKDARAKRAGVVLYILDHYQKFLSTILLGNNIVNLSASALMTVIITKLFGSAMVGVGTGILTVLILIFGEITPKSAATAQSQKTCLRYAYIINFLMVIFTPLVVIVDALSGIVLNALHIDRDARKSITEKELRTYVDASHEDGVIESEEKEMIINVFDFGDTVAKDVMIPRIDMSCVSADADYDEVRAVFHKDMYTRIPVYEDNQDNVIGLINIKDIFFVKDKENFHVKNYLRKAYYTYEFKKTADLMEEMRAKAYNVAFVLSEYGTTVGMITLEDLLEEIVGEIRDEYDQDEALQIRDLGDGKYLIEGAMKLDDINNALNTEFESEDYDSIGGLMIGQLDRLPYNREVVKLDNGITLAVRGIRQHRIMKVLMTLPPELRQIQADKDNESDEDNSKESDSKDNENL, from the coding sequence ATGCAGTTAACCAAGGGATCTGTAATACAGCTTATTATACTTTTGATATTACTAGTATTGTCTTCTTTTTTCTCAGGAGCAGAATCTGCTTTTTCTACAGTTAACAAAATAGCGATCAAATCACTTACGGATGATAAGGATGCAAGAGCCAAAAGAGCAGGAGTGGTTCTTTATATACTGGATCATTATCAGAAATTCCTCTCAACGATCCTTCTTGGCAATAATATCGTTAACCTCTCTGCATCAGCACTTATGACCGTGATAATAACAAAACTCTTTGGAAGTGCTATGGTAGGAGTAGGCACAGGAATCCTTACAGTGCTTATTCTTATATTTGGAGAAATCACCCCTAAATCAGCAGCAACTGCCCAGTCTCAGAAAACCTGTCTTAGGTATGCATATATCATCAATTTTCTGATGGTCATATTCACTCCACTTGTAGTCATAGTTGATGCACTCTCCGGAATTGTGCTTAATGCTCTGCATATAGACAGAGATGCACGTAAGTCCATTACCGAGAAGGAACTGAGAACCTACGTTGATGCCAGTCATGAAGACGGAGTCATAGAATCTGAAGAAAAAGAGATGATAATTAACGTGTTTGATTTTGGCGATACAGTAGCCAAGGATGTCATGATTCCAAGAATAGATATGTCCTGCGTTTCAGCAGACGCAGACTACGATGAGGTCAGGGCGGTCTTTCATAAAGATATGTACACGAGGATCCCGGTATATGAAGATAATCAGGACAATGTTATAGGGCTTATCAATATCAAGGATATTTTCTTTGTCAAAGATAAAGAGAATTTTCATGTTAAAAACTATCTAAGAAAAGCATATTATACCTATGAATTCAAGAAGACAGCAGATCTTATGGAAGAAATGCGCGCCAAGGCATATAATGTGGCCTTTGTGCTATCCGAATACGGAACAACAGTAGGAATGATCACGCTTGAAGACCTTCTTGAAGAGATAGTAGGTGAAATAAGAGACGAATATGATCAGGACGAGGCGCTTCAGATAAGAGACCTTGGAGATGGCAAGTACCTAATCGAAGGTGCTATGAAACTTGATGATATCAACAATGCCCTTAATACAGAATTTGAGAGCGAAGATTATGATTCTATAGGCGGACTTATGATAGGACAGCTGGACAGACTTCCATATAACCGCGAAGTAGTAAAGCTTGATAATGGCATCACGCTGGCAGTAAGAGGAATCCGTCAACACAGGATCATGAAAGTACTTATGACCCTGCCTCCTGAACTTAGACAGATTCAGGCTGACAAGGATAATGAATCTGATGAAGACAATTCCAAAGAATCCGACAGCAAGGATAATGAGAATTTGTGA
- a CDS encoding DUF4317 domain-containing protein, with protein sequence MNKAEIVEIKKQFAPDRCTIDRICGCYVDHEKNKLMVDKRAFGSIPEEEMYKYLDIFKHTLTGTIGKNLIPLEFPMDQEEEGGTQNFLLALRDTHLEDDSLVDEFYDRVIANYVNAENYYIILVHAMYDIPGVTSDHIENDDASTDVYDYILCSICPVKLSKAGLGYNETDNRIEDRFRDWVVDAPSKGMLFPAFIDRNTDIHNMLYFTKKPEDLQPEFITALFGGRPPMSAPDQKDTFTAIITDTIGEEGSYDTIKTLHENLEQMIEDHAEDQTPLTIGKEDLRSLLQDAGVPEQNMERFNKNYENCVGENEDYPLLASNIANDKKFRIETPDVEIKVNPERTDLVETRIIDGRQCIVIKVDDHVEVNGINVRTIFND encoded by the coding sequence ATGAATAAAGCTGAAATTGTAGAAATAAAGAAGCAGTTTGCGCCTGACAGATGTACTATCGATCGCATCTGCGGATGTTATGTAGATCATGAGAAAAACAAGCTCATGGTTGATAAGAGAGCTTTTGGCTCCATTCCGGAAGAAGAGATGTATAAATATCTCGATATCTTCAAACACACTCTTACCGGTACTATAGGTAAGAATCTTATCCCGCTTGAGTTTCCTATGGATCAGGAAGAGGAAGGTGGTACTCAGAATTTCCTTCTTGCTCTTCGCGATACTCATCTTGAGGACGATTCTCTTGTAGACGAATTCTATGACAGGGTTATAGCTAATTATGTAAATGCTGAAAACTATTACATAATCCTTGTTCATGCCATGTATGATATTCCCGGCGTAACAAGTGACCATATAGAAAATGATGACGCTTCTACTGATGTATACGATTATATACTGTGCAGTATCTGTCCAGTTAAGCTCTCTAAGGCTGGTCTTGGATATAATGAGACAGATAATCGCATAGAAGATAGATTCAGAGACTGGGTTGTAGATGCGCCTTCTAAAGGCATGCTGTTCCCGGCTTTTATAGACAGGAACACAGACATTCACAACATGCTTTACTTTACCAAGAAGCCTGAAGATTTGCAGCCCGAATTCATTACCGCACTTTTTGGCGGAAGGCCGCCTATGTCAGCACCTGATCAGAAGGATACATTTACTGCCATTATAACTGATACTATTGGCGAAGAAGGAAGTTATGACACTATAAAGACTCTTCATGAGAATCTTGAACAGATGATAGAGGATCATGCAGAAGACCAGACTCCTCTTACTATTGGTAAAGAAGATCTTAGAAGCCTTCTTCAGGATGCTGGTGTTCCTGAACAGAATATGGAAAGATTCAACAAAAATTACGAAAACTGCGTCGGTGAAAATGAAGACTATCCTCTTCTTGCAAGTAACATTGCTAATGACAAGAAATTCAGAATTGAAACTCCTGATGTAGAAATAAAGGTCAATCCGGAAAGAACAGATCTTGTAGAAACCAGGATCATTGATGGAAGACAGTGCATTGTAATTAAGGTTGATGACCACGTCGAAGTTAATGGAATAAATGTCAGAACAATATTCAATGATTGA